One stretch of Streptomyces sp. 135 DNA includes these proteins:
- a CDS encoding helix-turn-helix domain-containing protein, translated as MTARLQRARPGSPELQALVDELAERLGRSVAVDDPLVRMVCTSRHFGDEDPVRIGTLLQGRADNATIRYVLAQGVTQWSRAGFIDGRDDLGLLPRYVVPLRERGHLLGLLMVVVPEKTLTEDETRVIARSADAMAAQMYGEHIAADTRKAEERDLVLELVGTDVAARTTARWRGRELGSLGAAEHVLVTVVQLSCATEVVRQPEAALWGALEGFRQTRSAQGLIAIRKDRATLLQLRDSPPGQDEVTAQSARILDELRTFLGPSADPVIGVGGRHPRLDDAWTSYEQALVAARAAHRLPTLKSAGDWELLGELAVLLQLPEHALNASLVPKPLRVLSGTHGGDRLRDTLRCFLEHAGSIPRTADTLGIHRTSLYYRLRQIQEITGLDLDDGAHRLTLHLGLRIEELLAPGADGPV; from the coding sequence ATGACCGCAAGGCTCCAGCGAGCCCGCCCCGGAAGCCCCGAGCTCCAGGCGCTCGTCGACGAGCTCGCGGAGCGGCTCGGCAGGTCCGTCGCCGTCGACGACCCGCTGGTCCGCATGGTCTGCACGAGCCGCCACTTCGGCGACGAGGACCCGGTCCGTATCGGCACCCTATTGCAGGGCCGCGCCGACAACGCGACCATCCGCTACGTCCTCGCCCAAGGCGTGACCCAGTGGTCCCGGGCCGGATTCATCGACGGCCGTGACGACCTCGGACTGCTGCCCCGCTACGTGGTGCCCCTGCGCGAGCGCGGGCATCTCCTCGGACTGCTCATGGTGGTCGTGCCCGAAAAGACGCTCACGGAGGACGAGACACGTGTCATCGCCCGGTCCGCGGACGCCATGGCCGCCCAGATGTACGGAGAGCACATCGCCGCCGACACCCGGAAGGCCGAGGAGCGGGACCTGGTCCTCGAACTCGTCGGTACCGACGTCGCCGCCCGTACCACCGCGCGCTGGCGAGGCCGGGAACTCGGATCGCTCGGAGCGGCGGAGCACGTCCTGGTCACCGTCGTCCAGCTGAGCTGCGCGACCGAGGTCGTACGGCAGCCCGAGGCGGCCCTGTGGGGGGCGCTGGAGGGGTTCCGGCAGACGCGTTCGGCCCAGGGCCTCATCGCGATCCGCAAGGACCGGGCGACACTGCTCCAGCTGCGCGACAGTCCGCCCGGCCAGGACGAGGTCACCGCACAGTCCGCTCGCATCCTGGACGAACTCCGCACCTTCCTGGGCCCGTCGGCGGACCCGGTGATCGGCGTCGGCGGCCGGCACCCCCGCCTGGACGACGCATGGACGTCGTACGAGCAGGCGCTCGTGGCGGCACGCGCGGCGCACCGGCTGCCCACCCTGAAGAGCGCCGGTGACTGGGAGCTGCTCGGGGAACTCGCGGTGCTGCTCCAGCTCCCCGAGCACGCCCTGAACGCGTCCTTGGTCCCGAAGCCGCTCCGTGTCCTGAGCGGCACTCATGGCGGCGACCGCCTGCGGGACACCCTGCGCTGCTTCCTCGAACATGCGGGATCGATACCCCGGACCGCGGACACGCTGGGCATCCACCGCACCTCGCTCTACTACCGCCTGCGCCAGATCCAGGAGATCACCGGACTCGATCTTGACGACGGCGCCCACCGGCTCACTCTGCACCTCGGCCTCAGGATCGAGGAACTCCTCGCCCCGGGTGCCGACGGGCCCGTCTGA
- a CDS encoding alpha/beta hydrolase — protein MKELITTDGARLAYRDTGGAGVALVMLHGWGQTQAMFRHQIEGLAPGRRVVTVDLRGHGKSGKPRHGYRIARLSRDVLELVDHLGLDRFDALGWSMGVSVWWSFIDQYGTGRIRRFVAVDQPAAVAAVPWMTEREQRDSGAIFDVSGLLYLGAALTGPEGDTVRADFVRGMFSGDPDPEVLAFVDEEIRSTPAYAGVPLLFDHCAQDWRDVLPRIDVPTLVIGCEGSHVNPDSQRFVAERIPGARLHVFASDVASSHFPFLENPPAFNAVLEKFLAEETANGV, from the coding sequence ATGAAGGAACTGATCACGACGGACGGCGCACGGCTCGCGTACCGGGACACCGGCGGCGCGGGTGTCGCGTTGGTGATGCTGCACGGCTGGGGGCAGACGCAGGCGATGTTCCGCCACCAGATCGAGGGGCTGGCGCCCGGCCGTCGCGTCGTCACCGTCGACCTCCGCGGCCACGGGAAGTCCGGCAAGCCGCGTCACGGCTACCGCATCGCCCGGCTCTCCCGCGATGTTCTCGAACTCGTCGACCATCTCGGTCTTGACCGTTTCGACGCACTGGGCTGGTCCATGGGTGTCTCGGTGTGGTGGAGCTTCATCGACCAGTACGGGACCGGACGGATCCGGCGCTTCGTCGCCGTCGACCAGCCCGCGGCGGTCGCCGCCGTGCCCTGGATGACCGAGCGGGAACAGCGGGACTCCGGTGCCATCTTCGATGTGTCGGGGCTGTTGTACCTGGGCGCGGCCCTCACGGGGCCGGAGGGTGACACGGTCCGCGCCGACTTCGTGCGCGGCATGTTCTCCGGCGACCCCGACCCCGAGGTGCTCGCCTTCGTCGACGAGGAGATCCGGTCGACACCCGCCTACGCGGGCGTACCCCTGCTGTTCGACCACTGCGCGCAGGACTGGCGAGACGTGCTTCCCCGGATCGACGTGCCGACCCTGGTGATCGGCTGCGAGGGAAGCCATGTGAACCCCGACTCGCAGCGCTTCGTCGCCGAGCGGATTCCCGGCGCCCGCCTGCACGTCTTCGCCTCCGACGTGGCGAGTTCGCACTTCCCCTTCCTGGAGAACCCGCCGGCCTTCAACGCCGTGCTGGAGAAGTTCCTGGCCGAGGAGACGGCGAACGGGGTGTGA
- a CDS encoding alpha/beta hydrolase yields the protein MPYITVGQENTNPVELYFEDQGSGQPVVLIHGFPLDGHSWERQSAALLDAGYRVITYDRRGFGQSSQPTTGYDYDTFAADLNTVLETLDLKDAVLVGFSMGTGEVARYVSTYGSGRVAKVAFLASLEPCLLKSDDNPDGVAPKEFFDGIVAAVKADRYAYYTAFFNDFYNLDENLGTRISEEAVRNSWNTAARGGSFAASAAPATWYTDFRADIPAVDVPALILHGTADRILPAEGTARPFHKALPSADYVEIEGAPHGLLWTHAEEVNTALLAFLAK from the coding sequence ATGCCGTACATCACCGTGGGCCAGGAGAACACCAACCCCGTCGAGCTGTACTTCGAGGACCAGGGCAGCGGTCAGCCCGTCGTCCTCATCCACGGCTTCCCTCTCGACGGCCACTCCTGGGAGCGACAGAGCGCCGCGCTCCTCGATGCCGGCTACCGCGTGATCACGTACGACCGCCGCGGTTTCGGGCAGTCCTCCCAGCCGACCACCGGCTACGACTACGACACCTTCGCCGCCGACCTGAACACCGTGCTGGAGACCCTCGACCTGAAGGACGCCGTCCTGGTCGGGTTCTCCATGGGCACCGGCGAGGTCGCCCGCTACGTGTCCACGTACGGCTCCGGCCGCGTCGCCAAGGTCGCCTTCCTCGCCTCGCTCGAACCCTGCCTGCTGAAGAGCGACGACAACCCCGACGGCGTCGCCCCGAAGGAGTTCTTCGACGGCATCGTCGCCGCCGTGAAGGCCGACCGCTACGCCTACTACACGGCCTTCTTCAACGACTTCTACAACCTCGACGAGAACCTCGGCACCCGCATCAGCGAGGAAGCGGTCCGCAACAGCTGGAACACCGCGGCCCGCGGCGGCTCCTTCGCCGCGTCCGCCGCGCCGGCGACCTGGTACACCGACTTCCGCGCCGACATCCCCGCCGTGGACGTGCCCGCCCTGATCCTGCACGGCACGGCCGACCGCATCCTGCCGGCCGAGGGCACCGCCCGCCCGTTCCACAAGGCGCTCCCGTCGGCCGACTACGTCGAGATCGAGGGCGCCCCGCACGGTCTGCTGTGGACCCACGCGGAGGAGGTCAACACCGCCCTCCTCGCCTTCCTGGCGAAGTGA
- a CDS encoding FMN reductase: MKLTVVSAGLSTPSSTRLLADRLAEAAGDELAARGQAPSTEVVELRELAGDIADHLVTGFPPPRLSAAIDTVTTADGLIVVTPVFAASYSGLFKSFFDVIDPDALSRKPVLTAATGGTARHSLVLEHAVRPLFAYLRAVVVPTAVFAASEDWGSGGDEYTHGLPGRVHRAGAELATLMAARPAGAEPEDDVTVLERQLADLRFD, translated from the coding sequence GTGAAGCTGACCGTCGTCTCCGCGGGGCTGAGCACCCCCTCCTCCACCCGCCTGCTCGCGGACCGGCTGGCCGAGGCCGCCGGCGACGAACTCGCCGCCCGGGGGCAGGCGCCGTCGACCGAGGTCGTGGAGCTGCGGGAACTGGCCGGCGACATCGCCGACCACCTCGTGACCGGCTTCCCACCGCCGCGGCTGAGCGCCGCGATCGACACGGTGACGACGGCCGACGGCCTGATCGTGGTGACTCCGGTGTTCGCGGCCTCCTACAGCGGTCTCTTCAAGTCCTTCTTCGACGTGATCGATCCGGACGCCCTCTCCCGGAAGCCGGTCCTGACCGCGGCGACGGGCGGCACCGCCCGCCACTCCCTGGTCCTCGAGCACGCCGTGCGCCCGCTCTTCGCCTATCTCCGTGCCGTCGTCGTCCCCACCGCCGTGTTCGCGGCCTCCGAGGACTGGGGCTCGGGCGGAGACGAGTACACCCACGGTCTGCCCGGCCGTGTCCACCGGGCGGGCGCCGAGCTCGCCACGCTCATGGCGGCGCGCCCGGCCGGTGCGGAGCCCGAGGACGACGTCACCGTCCTCGAACGGCAACTCGCCGACCTGCGCTTCGACTGA
- a CDS encoding AAA family ATPase translates to MSPGRREGEGRAVPGSAALSRPGLRGREAELERLRALVDAVRDGEGGTIALLLGEPGIGKTVLLQETVSIARAHGFLVSHGCAEELHELAPLASLASGLLHGDPPLLSSTDFADLAGHHDQRVWLVERLAQLIEERSAGRPVLIAVDDVQWADPLSRFALSVMPARLLSSPVLWLLTGRNDPELHGQGPRTTTLPLRPLSGTALTELARDVLGGNVPTRVAELLDGAGGNPFLAAEMLTGIAASGADTPEPPKRLVLGVRDRLADLRPDTLHFLRIGSVLGRAFSLADAAALCGRPASGLSAEVDEAITAALLHDDGERLLFRHDLLRQAVYADLAPSVRRALHREAASRLVAAGRSSTDAVPHLLKSAEPGDQEAIALLGTAAADVIAVMPDLAADLAVRALELVPPHAPMVFDVGERAVVALTRAGRYVQARDTGDMLLARQPPLDVFARLQSVLGDTLWHLDDVHELTRRSTAALAAVTDPVIRARLTARQALARSRGRDLDAARETGERALAEAERSGDREARVLALWGLGEIALNAGDCAAAVGHHTALSVFDTAFLPEEAVARIHLDDFDTVRRLLRTAGDAPLRPAMLVWAQGTLNMGLGRLDDADADFVTAERLEADLHVPGNLVNIRVNRGILAMLRGDREAALEHLDVVRAAVAERPNTGNHATHQYFEAVVAEAGGDHAAAAELVRSVQRDHPFFRWRLLRPHAAQAVRIALRGGDRNLAEGLAAQAAEHATRNPSVPTAQGTAAHVAGLVNADHKLLEQSVRVLLTGPRPLPLAAASADLGRALLEAGDPAAAPALTRAHDLYAQAGADAEADRVRADLERATSRSGRRAGGPRPRLGQGWDALTASERKVARLIAAGHTNRSAAEVLVVSPHTVNTHLASIFRKLSVRSRVHLARIVLAQDDAETATGG, encoded by the coding sequence ATGAGCCCCGGCCGGCGTGAGGGGGAAGGCAGGGCGGTGCCCGGGAGCGCGGCGCTGAGCCGGCCCGGGCTGCGGGGCCGCGAAGCCGAGCTGGAGCGCCTGCGCGCCCTGGTCGACGCGGTGCGCGACGGCGAGGGAGGAACGATCGCGCTGCTCCTGGGCGAGCCCGGGATCGGGAAGACCGTACTGCTGCAGGAGACCGTCTCGATCGCACGGGCGCACGGCTTCCTCGTCAGCCACGGCTGCGCCGAGGAACTGCACGAGCTGGCACCGCTCGCCTCGCTGGCCTCCGGCCTCCTGCACGGGGACCCGCCGCTGCTGTCGAGTACGGATTTCGCGGACCTCGCGGGCCACCACGACCAGCGCGTCTGGCTCGTCGAACGACTGGCCCAGCTGATCGAGGAGCGCTCGGCGGGCAGGCCCGTACTGATCGCGGTCGACGACGTCCAATGGGCCGACCCGCTGAGCCGGTTCGCCCTGAGTGTGATGCCGGCACGGCTGCTCAGCTCCCCGGTCCTCTGGTTGCTCACGGGCAGGAACGACCCGGAACTGCACGGGCAGGGGCCACGGACGACGACCCTCCCCCTCCGGCCGCTGTCCGGCACGGCCCTGACCGAGCTGGCCCGGGACGTCCTCGGCGGGAACGTGCCGACGCGGGTCGCGGAACTCCTCGACGGGGCGGGAGGCAACCCCTTCCTCGCGGCCGAGATGCTCACGGGCATCGCGGCGTCGGGCGCGGACACGCCGGAGCCGCCCAAGCGGCTGGTCCTCGGCGTACGCGACCGGCTGGCCGATCTCCGGCCGGACACCCTCCACTTCCTGCGGATCGGCTCGGTCCTCGGTCGCGCGTTCTCCCTCGCGGACGCCGCCGCCCTGTGCGGCCGGCCCGCGTCCGGCCTCAGCGCCGAAGTGGATGAGGCGATCACGGCCGCCCTCCTCCACGACGACGGCGAACGCCTCCTGTTCCGCCACGACCTGCTCCGTCAGGCGGTGTACGCCGATCTCGCCCCCTCCGTACGCCGGGCGCTGCACCGCGAGGCCGCGAGCCGGCTCGTCGCGGCGGGCCGGAGCTCCACCGACGCGGTCCCGCATCTGCTGAAAAGCGCCGAACCCGGCGACCAGGAGGCGATCGCGCTGCTCGGCACGGCGGCCGCGGACGTGATCGCCGTGATGCCCGACCTCGCCGCCGACCTGGCCGTACGCGCCCTGGAACTCGTACCGCCCCATGCGCCCATGGTCTTCGACGTGGGAGAACGGGCCGTCGTCGCGCTGACCCGCGCGGGCCGGTACGTCCAGGCACGGGACACCGGGGACATGCTGCTCGCCCGGCAGCCGCCCCTGGACGTCTTCGCCCGCCTGCAGTCCGTGCTCGGCGACACGCTGTGGCACCTCGACGACGTCCACGAGCTGACCCGCCGCTCGACGGCAGCACTGGCAGCCGTCACCGACCCGGTGATCCGCGCCCGGCTCACCGCCCGGCAGGCCCTCGCCCGGTCCCGCGGGCGCGACCTCGATGCCGCTCGCGAGACCGGCGAACGGGCGCTCGCCGAGGCGGAGCGGTCCGGTGACAGGGAGGCCCGTGTCCTCGCGCTGTGGGGTCTCGGCGAGATCGCCCTCAACGCGGGCGACTGCGCCGCCGCCGTCGGACACCACACGGCGCTGAGCGTGTTCGACACGGCCTTCCTGCCCGAGGAGGCCGTCGCCCGCATCCACCTGGACGACTTCGACACCGTACGGCGACTGCTCCGGACGGCAGGCGACGCACCCCTGCGCCCCGCCATGCTGGTCTGGGCGCAGGGAACCCTGAACATGGGGCTCGGCCGGCTCGATGACGCGGACGCCGACTTCGTCACCGCCGAGCGGCTCGAAGCGGACCTCCACGTGCCCGGCAACCTGGTCAACATCCGCGTCAACCGAGGCATCCTCGCGATGCTGCGCGGCGACCGCGAAGCCGCGCTGGAACACCTGGACGTCGTGCGGGCGGCCGTGGCCGAGCGGCCGAACACGGGCAACCACGCCACGCACCAGTACTTCGAGGCCGTCGTCGCCGAAGCCGGGGGCGACCACGCGGCAGCGGCCGAACTGGTCCGGTCCGTCCAGCGCGACCATCCCTTCTTCCGCTGGCGGCTCCTGCGCCCCCATGCCGCCCAGGCCGTGCGGATCGCCCTGCGCGGCGGGGACCGGAACCTGGCCGAGGGCCTCGCGGCCCAGGCGGCGGAGCACGCCACCCGCAACCCTTCCGTGCCCACCGCACAGGGGACGGCCGCCCACGTGGCCGGCCTGGTGAACGCCGACCACAAACTCCTGGAGCAGTCGGTCCGCGTCCTGCTCACCGGCCCCAGGCCGCTGCCGCTCGCCGCCGCGTCCGCCGACCTCGGGCGCGCGCTTCTCGAGGCCGGCGACCCCGCTGCGGCACCCGCCCTGACCAGGGCGCACGACCTGTACGCCCAGGCGGGGGCCGACGCCGAGGCAGACCGGGTGCGGGCCGACCTGGAACGGGCCACGAGCCGCTCCGGCCGACGCGCCGGAGGCCCTCGGCCGCGCCTCGGCCAGGGCTGGGACGCGCTCACGGCCTCGGAACGCAAGGTGGCCCGGCTGATCGCCGCGGGCCACACCAACCGGTCGGCCGCGGAGGTCCTCGTCGTCTCGCCGCACACGGTCAACACCCATCTGGCGTCGATCTTCCGCAAGCTCTCGGTGCGCTCGCGGGTCCACCTGGCCCGGATCGTGCTCGCGCAGGACGACGCCGAAACAGCCACCGGCGGCTGA
- a CDS encoding LuxR family transcriptional regulator — protein sequence MSVNRVTTRTVPGDLDRVRAPLHGRDAELAFIEARLDALDRGEGGIIRVEGPLGIGRSRVLAEAAAAAERRGTRVFEGAAAPGEQLVPLGPLLDGLLSGEEPLSGAVRLRDLATAPGRRFWLLQELGDRLRETARNGPLLVVLDDLQWCDDLTLLTFNTLAAGLSSHAILWVVAVRGGSVPSGVRTTLDRIRRAGAHELALGTLDDRATARITEDVLGATPGPDVLRVVRRAEGVPQLLVELLGPLREAVTIENGTARLSAGPPAPRELPSVVRRLGQLSEEARELVRTVAAVGGPVTIALLAELLGRSSAALITAVRESLDADLLAEDGDHLAFRHDLVREAVEASLPLALRRAGHGRVAEPPPGSVAFPAGRPGPSAGRAGPGDAAEAGRLRTEAAELAATAPGRAAERSLKALELTTTDAPERPRVVAETIPLLWQTGRAAQARELGAATLATGGLGPADEARIRLALARLAVPFDFSEAVRQARAGAALPGTPVDVRGRLLAMLAVGLSMSGEHAAAEQVAAQAWETAAAAGDRSAEATLTTVRSAVSFHRMDLTEAFRQAERAAALADALGVSTSLWVPEALWHALLSNTAGRSAEALAAAEDGIRITGEQGRTAATRMWLMTRSRILLEAGRLADARADAEAVSATADDPGPGNLADVTLRYVMMRVALHTGDRQTARAYAAQARRMRSDDAPVVRHFGSWMLALMADFEGRPDRAMAELDETMTSPAADRPAYAGLVDPADAPVLVRLALRAGAHERAAQAVTLAERLAALNPGLTLLAASAAHARGLLDNDLAPLVRAVRLYEDCPRPLARASALEDAGRKLAATRRSEAVPYFDTALTLYARAGAERDVARVRRRLRASGVRRRPSTAGLSGAWPELTAAEIRVVRLVARGLTNHQVAGHLSLSPHTVGSHLRRAFTKLDITSRAALTRLVKKRDSGE from the coding sequence ATGAGCGTGAACCGAGTGACGACGAGGACCGTGCCCGGCGACCTCGATCGTGTACGGGCGCCCCTCCACGGCAGGGACGCCGAACTGGCGTTCATCGAGGCGCGGCTCGACGCGCTCGACCGGGGCGAAGGCGGGATCATCCGCGTCGAAGGCCCCCTCGGCATCGGCAGGTCCAGGGTCCTCGCGGAGGCCGCGGCAGCCGCGGAGCGGCGCGGAACGAGGGTGTTCGAGGGAGCGGCGGCCCCCGGCGAACAGCTCGTGCCGCTCGGCCCGCTCCTCGACGGCCTGCTCTCCGGCGAGGAACCGCTGTCGGGCGCCGTCCGCCTCAGGGACCTCGCCACGGCTCCCGGCCGGCGCTTCTGGCTGCTCCAGGAACTGGGGGACCGCTTGCGGGAGACGGCCCGAAACGGCCCCCTGCTCGTCGTCCTCGACGACCTCCAGTGGTGCGACGACCTGACCCTGCTCACCTTCAACACCCTCGCGGCCGGACTCTCGTCGCACGCCATCCTGTGGGTGGTCGCCGTGCGCGGCGGCAGCGTGCCGTCGGGAGTGCGCACGACCCTGGACAGGATCCGGCGGGCAGGAGCGCACGAGCTGGCGCTGGGAACGCTCGACGACCGGGCGACCGCGCGGATCACCGAGGACGTCCTCGGGGCCACCCCCGGCCCGGACGTCCTCCGCGTCGTCCGCCGCGCCGAAGGGGTCCCGCAGCTGCTGGTCGAGCTGCTCGGCCCGCTGCGGGAGGCGGTGACGATCGAGAACGGCACGGCCAGGCTGTCGGCCGGACCCCCCGCCCCACGGGAACTCCCCTCGGTCGTGCGCCGCCTCGGCCAGCTGTCCGAAGAGGCACGGGAGCTGGTCCGAACGGTGGCAGCCGTGGGCGGCCCGGTCACCATCGCGCTGCTGGCCGAACTGCTCGGCAGGTCCTCGGCGGCGCTCATCACCGCGGTGCGGGAATCCCTCGACGCCGATCTGCTCGCCGAGGACGGCGATCATCTCGCCTTCCGCCATGACCTGGTCCGCGAGGCGGTGGAAGCCAGCCTGCCCCTGGCCCTGCGACGGGCCGGGCACGGCCGGGTCGCCGAGCCGCCGCCGGGGAGCGTGGCCTTCCCCGCCGGGCGCCCCGGGCCGTCGGCCGGGAGAGCGGGGCCGGGAGACGCTGCGGAGGCCGGCCGGCTGCGCACCGAGGCAGCGGAACTCGCGGCCACCGCTCCGGGACGTGCCGCGGAACGGAGCCTCAAGGCCCTCGAACTCACCACCACGGACGCCCCGGAGCGGCCGCGGGTCGTCGCCGAGACGATCCCACTGCTCTGGCAGACGGGCCGGGCCGCCCAAGCGCGTGAGCTGGGAGCCGCCACCCTGGCGACCGGCGGTCTCGGACCGGCGGACGAGGCGCGCATACGCCTTGCCCTGGCACGCCTCGCCGTACCGTTCGACTTCTCCGAGGCGGTCCGGCAGGCCCGGGCGGGGGCGGCACTGCCCGGGACCCCCGTGGACGTCAGGGGGCGGCTGCTCGCCATGCTCGCCGTGGGCCTGTCGATGTCGGGCGAGCACGCCGCGGCCGAGCAGGTCGCCGCGCAGGCGTGGGAGACCGCGGCGGCAGCGGGGGACCGGTCCGCCGAGGCCACGCTGACGACGGTCCGCTCGGCTGTGAGTTTCCACCGCATGGACCTGACCGAGGCGTTCCGGCAGGCCGAGCGGGCCGCCGCGCTGGCCGACGCCCTGGGCGTAAGCACCTCGCTGTGGGTTCCCGAGGCCTTGTGGCACGCTCTCCTGTCGAACACCGCCGGACGCTCGGCGGAGGCGCTCGCCGCCGCGGAGGACGGCATCCGGATCACCGGGGAGCAGGGCCGGACGGCGGCCACCCGTATGTGGCTCATGACCCGGTCCCGCATCCTTCTGGAGGCCGGACGGCTGGCGGACGCCCGAGCCGACGCCGAAGCCGTGTCCGCGACGGCCGACGATCCAGGCCCCGGCAACCTCGCCGACGTAACGCTCCGGTACGTGATGATGCGCGTCGCCCTCCACACCGGCGACCGGCAGACCGCACGGGCGTACGCGGCGCAGGCGCGGCGCATGCGCAGCGACGACGCGCCCGTCGTCCGCCACTTCGGCTCCTGGATGCTGGCCCTGATGGCCGACTTCGAAGGCCGGCCCGACCGTGCCATGGCCGAACTCGACGAGACGATGACGTCACCCGCCGCGGACCGGCCGGCCTACGCCGGCTTGGTCGACCCCGCCGACGCCCCGGTCCTCGTCCGCCTGGCGCTGCGTGCCGGCGCGCACGAACGGGCCGCGCAGGCAGTGACCCTCGCCGAGCGGCTGGCCGCGCTCAACCCCGGCCTCACGCTGCTCGCCGCCAGCGCCGCGCACGCCCGCGGGCTCCTGGACAACGACCTCGCCCCTCTCGTACGCGCCGTCCGGCTGTACGAGGACTGCCCCCGGCCGTTGGCCCGGGCATCGGCACTGGAGGACGCCGGACGCAAGCTGGCGGCCACCCGCAGGTCCGAAGCGGTCCCGTACTTCGACACGGCCCTCACGCTCTATGCGCGAGCGGGCGCCGAGCGGGACGTCGCGCGCGTCCGCCGGCGCCTCCGGGCGTCCGGTGTCCGCCGCCGGCCCTCGACGGCCGGGCTCTCCGGTGCGTGGCCCGAGCTGACGGCCGCGGAGATACGGGTGGTACGGCTCGTGGCCCGCGGGCTGACCAACCACCAGGTGGCCGGGCACCTCTCCCTCTCGCCGCACACGGTGGGTTCGCACCTGCGCCGGGCCTTCACCAAGCTGGACATCACCTCACGCGCGGCACTGACCCGGCTGGTGAAGAAGCGCGACAGCGGAGAGTAG
- a CDS encoding LLM class flavin-dependent oxidoreductase: MQFGIFTVGDVTPDPTTGRTPTEHERIKAMVAIALKAEEVGLDVFATGEHHNPPFVPSSPTTLLGHIAARTEKLILSTSTTLITTNDPVKIAEDYAMLQHLADGRVDLMLGRGNTGPVYPWFGQDIRRGIDLAKENYALLRRLWREDVVDWEGTFRTPLQSFTSTPRPLDGVPPFVWHGSIRSPEIAEQAAFYGDGFFHNNIFWPADHTRRMVQLYRRRFAHHGHGRPEDAVVGLGGQVFMRKNSQDAVNEFRPYFDNAPVYGHGPSLEDFTEQTPLTVGSPQQVIERTLSFRESVGDYQRQLFLMDHAGLPLKTVLEQLDILGEEVVPVLRREFARGRPADVPEAPTHASLRAVREVSAA; encoded by the coding sequence ATGCAGTTCGGCATCTTCACCGTCGGGGACGTGACCCCCGACCCAACCACCGGCCGCACGCCGACCGAACACGAGCGCATCAAGGCGATGGTCGCCATCGCCCTCAAGGCGGAGGAGGTCGGCCTCGACGTCTTCGCGACGGGCGAGCACCACAACCCGCCGTTCGTCCCGTCGTCGCCGACGACCCTGCTCGGCCACATCGCCGCCCGCACCGAGAAGCTGATCCTGTCCACGTCCACGACGCTGATCACCACCAACGACCCGGTGAAGATCGCCGAGGACTACGCGATGCTCCAGCACCTGGCCGACGGCCGGGTCGACCTCATGCTGGGGCGCGGCAACACCGGCCCGGTCTACCCGTGGTTCGGGCAGGACATCCGCCGGGGCATCGACCTCGCCAAGGAGAACTACGCGCTGCTGCGCCGGCTGTGGCGCGAGGACGTCGTGGACTGGGAGGGCACGTTCCGTACGCCGCTCCAGTCCTTCACATCGACACCCCGGCCCCTGGACGGCGTCCCGCCCTTCGTCTGGCACGGGTCCATCAGGTCCCCCGAGATAGCGGAGCAGGCCGCCTTCTACGGCGACGGCTTCTTCCACAACAACATCTTCTGGCCGGCCGACCACACCAGGCGCATGGTGCAGCTCTACCGGCGCCGGTTCGCGCACCACGGCCACGGCCGTCCGGAGGACGCCGTCGTCGGCCTGGGCGGACAGGTCTTCATGCGCAAGAACTCCCAGGACGCCGTGAACGAGTTCCGTCCCTACTTCGACAACGCTCCCGTGTACGGACACGGCCCGTCGCTGGAGGACTTCACCGAGCAGACCCCGCTGACGGTGGGCTCTCCCCAGCAGGTCATCGAGCGGACCCTGTCGTTCCGGGAGAGCGTCGGCGACTATCAGCGCCAGCTGTTCCTGATGGACCACGCGGGCCTGCCCCTGAAGACCGTCCTCGAACAGCTGGACATCCTCGGCGAAGAGGTCGTGCCTGTGCTCCGGAGGGAGTTCGCACGCGGGCGGCCGGCCGACGTGCCGGAGGCTCCCACGCACGCGTCCCTGCGAGCCGTCCGGGAGGTGTCCGCCGCGTGA